The genomic DNA CTGCGGCTTTTGCAAGAACTGCGAGAGGGGCCTAAGCGCCTATTGCCTCACGACGGCCAACCCTGGCATGGCCGGTGCGGCTTACGGCTTTGCCGACATGGGGCCTTACCCGGGCGGGCAGGCCGAACTCCTGCGGGTGCCTTACGGGGACTACAACTGCCTGCTGCTCCCCCCAGACGCCCAGGAAAAGGAGGCCGACTACGTGATGGTGGCCGACATCTTCCCGACCGGCTGGCACGCGACCCGGCTGGCGGGGCTGTGCCCCGGCGAGTCGATCGTGATTTACGGTGCCGGTCCCGTGGGCCTGATGGCGGCCTACTCCGCCATGCTTCAGGGGGCCTGCATGGTGATGGTGGTGGACCACCACGCCGACCGGCTGCAGCTCGCCGAGAGCATCGGGGCCATCGCCATCAACGACTCACAGGTGAATCCGGTGGACCGGGTGCTGGAACTGACCAACGGTCTCGGGGCGGACCGGGGCTGCGAGTGCGTGGGGTACCAGTGCCATGACCATCACGGCAAGGAGATTCCCGGATTGACCATGAACAACCTGGTGAAATCGGTGAAGTTCACCGGGGGAATCGGCGTGGTGGGCGTCTTCGTGCCGCAGGACCCGGGCGGCCCCACCAAGCTCGCCAAAGAAGGCGAGATTCCCTTCGACTGGGGGATGTTCTGGTTCCGGGGGCAGCATGTGGGCACCGGGCAGTGCAACGTCAAGGCGTACAACCGCCAGTTGCGCGATCTGATCTCGGTGGGCCGGGCCAATCCCTCCTTCATCGTCTCACACCATCTGCCGCTGGATGAGGCGCCCGACGCCTACAAGAACTTCGACGAGCGCAACGACGGCTGGACCAAGGTGATCCTCCACCCTGGTGCCTAACTTCAGGCCGAACGCGGGGGCAGCAGAGGGAGCCTGCTGCCCCCGCCTCCGATCTCCTATGTCTTCTCATCTGGAGGCCCCCATGAATGATCAGGCGCAAAACCTGCCCGCCGACGAACCCGCCGGAACGCTGGAGGTGGTGGCGACCTTTGGCGGGGCGATGCTCACGGGCGTGACGGTGTCCCAGACGGGGCGCATCTTCGTCAACTTCCCCAAGTGGGGCGACGACGTGCCGTTCACGGTCGCCGAGGTGCGGGACGGCCAACCGGTGGCCTACCCGGACCAGGCGACGAACGACACCGATCCGGATGACCCTGCCGCCGCCCTGGTGTCGGTGCAGAGCGTGGTGGTCGATCCGGCGGACCGGCTGTGGATTCTCGACACCGGCAGTCCGCTGTTCCAGCCCACGCAGTACGGGGGGCCGAAGCTCCTGTGCGTGGACCTGGCGACGGATCAGGTGGTCCAGACGATTCTCTTTCCGCAGGACGTGGCCCTGCCCACCACGTACCTCAACGACGTGCGCTTCGACCTGCGGCGCGGTGAGGCGGGGATGGCCTTCATCACCGACTCGGCGCAGCAGGGACCCAACGGCCTCATCGTGGTGGACCTCGCCAGCGGCGAGAGCTGGCGCAAGTTGCACGACCATCCCTCCACCAAGGCGCAGGACCTGAAGGATTTCCTCCCCATCGTCGAGGGACGGCCTTTTCTGGAACAGCAGGACGGAGAGGTCAAGCAGGGTGCGGGAATGGGATCGGACGGCATCGCCATCTCGGCCGACGGCTCACGCCTGTACTACTGCCCGCTCGGCAGTCGGCGGCTGTATAGCGTGAGCACCGATGCCCTGGCGGACCGCTCTCTGGATGAACAGGTAGTTGCCGCCGCCGTCCGGGACGAAGGGGACCGGGGCGGGGCCTCGGACGGGCTGGAGTCCGACGCGGACGGATACATCTACTCCGGGAACTACGAACACAACGCCATCTTGCGGCGCAAGGAAGGGGGCGTGTGGGAGACCGTCGTTCACGACCCACGCCTGCTGTGGCCCGACACCCTGTCCGTGGCGAAGGACGGCTACCTCTACGTGACCGCCAATCAACTCCACCGTCAGGCGCGCTATCACGGCGGGCAGGACCTGCGCCGCAAGCCCTATAGCCTCTTCCGAATCAGGATCGACGCCCAGCCCGTCCTGTTGCGGTGAGGGAGGCGGTAACCCGCCGCGTTTTGTCCTGTCGGAGCAAGCTGCGAGAGACGCTTGAACGGAGTGTTGCCAAAGCATTGGGGTTCTGAAGCGGCGAGGCGCTTCTTCCAGCGTCTGCTCGACGAGCTGGAGGTGCCCGGTCTTGCAGGTGTCCAGCACATTCGGGTGCGCGCGGACGCCAGGAAAAACAGGCGGATGGAGCAGGGTCACCGGGCGACGAGGAATCGGGAGCGATCACGGCGAGGGTTTCGGGAGGTCTGGCGCGCACAGCGTGGTCTGGTCACCCACGCCCGTCTCGGAAACGTGTTGCGTCATCCTCGCGCCCAGACGCCCGCCGGGTCGCGCCGCCGCCCCCTGGCCCCCCGGCTTCGAGGTCTGAAGGGACGTGGTGTGGCACGCGGTCTGAGAACTGAGCGGTAGGCGACCAGCACGGCCTTGAATTCCTTCAGCCCAAACAACTTGATGCATTCCCAGCCGAGGTGAGACGTGGACAGAATTCCAGGCAGCACCAACGAGCTGGGGGACGAGACGGCCTCGGGCACCTGGCGGCGTCCCGACCGGCCACTCTTTGAACCCCCGCGCCTGCGGACCGGCGAGCAGGGGGAGCGCCAGACGACGTGGATGGAGCTGTTCTTCGACCTCGTCTTCGTGGTGGCGGTGGATCAGGTGGCGCGGCGGCTGGAAGGGGGCATCACGGGAAGCGCCGTCCTGGGCTTCCTGGTCCTGTCGGTCCCGGTCTGGTGGGCCTGGGTCGGCTACGTCTACTACGTGGACCGCTTCGGCACCGATGACCTGAGTGACCGCCTGATCACGCTGGTCCAGATGGGCCTGGCGCTGATGCTCGCCCTGCGGGCACAGGACGCCCTGGGGTCGGGGGCTGCC from Deinococcus sp. HSC-46F16 includes the following:
- a CDS encoding glutathione-independent formaldehyde dehydrogenase; protein product: MKAVVYNGPRDVAVKNVPDAQLQRPTDVLVRITSTNICGSDLHMYEGRTDFEQGSIFGHENFGEVIEVGEAVDRVKVGDRVVLPFNIGCGFCKNCERGLSAYCLTTANPGMAGAAYGFADMGPYPGGQAELLRVPYGDYNCLLLPPDAQEKEADYVMVADIFPTGWHATRLAGLCPGESIVIYGAGPVGLMAAYSAMLQGACMVMVVDHHADRLQLAESIGAIAINDSQVNPVDRVLELTNGLGADRGCECVGYQCHDHHGKEIPGLTMNNLVKSVKFTGGIGVVGVFVPQDPGGPTKLAKEGEIPFDWGMFWFRGQHVGTGQCNVKAYNRQLRDLISVGRANPSFIVSHHLPLDEAPDAYKNFDERNDGWTKVILHPGA
- a CDS encoding major royal jelly family protein encodes the protein MNDQAQNLPADEPAGTLEVVATFGGAMLTGVTVSQTGRIFVNFPKWGDDVPFTVAEVRDGQPVAYPDQATNDTDPDDPAAALVSVQSVVVDPADRLWILDTGSPLFQPTQYGGPKLLCVDLATDQVVQTILFPQDVALPTTYLNDVRFDLRRGEAGMAFITDSAQQGPNGLIVVDLASGESWRKLHDHPSTKAQDLKDFLPIVEGRPFLEQQDGEVKQGAGMGSDGIAISADGSRLYYCPLGSRRLYSVSTDALADRSLDEQVVAAAVRDEGDRGGASDGLESDADGYIYSGNYEHNAILRRKEGGVWETVVHDPRLLWPDTLSVAKDGYLYVTANQLHRQARYHGGQDLRRKPYSLFRIRIDAQPVLLR